CGCAAGGAGAAGGTGGTGTTTGTGCTCTTTCGTGACACCGCCAAAGACCAGTCCTCCAACAAAAGCGGCAATAAACCCACTGCCACCGAAGAGTTGTGCCAAGGCAAAACAGCTAATGGACAGTGCGACGACAGGTAACTGTCGCCATGTTTCGGTGATGAAACCATGCTTGGAGCAATACCTGATGATATGACTAGAAAGTACGGCCAAACCCACGCCGACAGCGACACCAATACCGATTTCTTCCAGAACAAGCTGTAAAGCCAAGCCAAACACGCTGTTTCTGGCCTGTTCATCGGCAATCATGGCGAGAAAGACAAAAAGAATTGGGACACAGATGCCGTCATTCAGGCCACTTTCCAAGTTGAGGCCGTCGCGGATGGTGTCGGGCACGTCATCGTTGGTGACAACGGCTTTCCCCAAAGCGGCGTCCGTCGGAGCGAGCATGGTGGCGAGTATGGCCGCTTCAAGAAATCCGAGACCGGGAAACAGCGGAATCGCGGCAAGAAATCCCAGAAGGATCGTCAGGGGAAGTCCGTACAGCAACAGGCGTTGGGGAATACGAAAACTGCGTCGTAAAACCGCGAGATCGGCGGTCGCCGCATCGGTAAACAACACAAGTGCGAGGCTGAGTTCTGCCAGCGTTTTGATTGTTTCTCCCGTTGGGGCGAGTGGCTCCAGGTCCGTGGCAAAAATGCTCAAACCAAGACCGAATATTGTATAAATAATCGGACCGGAAATCGGCGTGGATTCAATGCGACCGGCAAGAACGCTGTAAACAAAGACAAACACGCCCAAAATGGCCATGTAGGCATACATGTGGTTCTCCTTGTGCCTCTCTTTTATGAACTCAGCGTGTCTGCGTCACCTTCTCCACTTGAGATTACAATTCTTTTGACTGCAACGTCTTCAGTGCTGTGGCGATATCTTTACTCATCTCCGCAATAAGTTGGCTGGCTGATGCCGCGAGATCATTATAGGTCAGACCACATGCCGTATGCTGTGAGAACGTCTGCCATTGCTGCATTGCTCCTTCGGCATTGACGATGGACCATGTGGCCTGCAATGTTACGTCTTTGCCCAATGTGCCGTCCAGACGCTGCACCTGGATGGTCACTTGGTACGCGGGGCTTATTCCGATAGGCCACGGATGGACGGTAATTGGCTGCGTACAGATGAGGCCTTGTATGTTCTCCGCCACGACGTTTGCCAAGCCATCTTGCAAGGGTTCGGCCCATTCGTCGAATTCAGCCACGTGCAGTTGATTCGCGCTGTTGCGTGTTACGATACTATCGCGATCGAGATAGCTGGCGACACGTACCGGCCCGACGCCGACACTGATGCACTTGGATTCGTCCAGGGCTGTCGATTCGGCCGGAGAAAGCGTATAAAAGTGCGTGGGAGCGCTCATACCACAACCAGCGAGCAAGAATATAAGAAGAACACAGCTCAGAAGCAGGGGGATACGGACGTGGCGACGCATGGGCTACCTCCTTTGTCCTTTACCTTGAATCAAGGCTTCAGGGTGGCGTTCAAGAAAGTCGAAGAGACTCTTGGCCGAGCGTGCCATGCCGGCAATCTCATTCAACGTCTTTTGCAAGTCTGTTACGGTCGCAGAATTGGGACCGGCCGTCTTTCTCAAATCGACAAGTGTTTTCTGGCCCTGGTCCAAAGCTGATTCGAGTTTCAGCATGGCTGCCTTGGCTTCAATGGCCATGGTTCGGATTTGTTCGTCCGCGTTTTGGGCCAATTTCGTATAGCTTTCCGTTAACGCCGGGAGATTTTTCCCGACATCGTCAGCCAGTGCTTTATAACTCGCAAAGGTCTTTTCGACTTGAGCGATAAGAGGACCGATGTCGGTTTTGACTTTTTGGACAACGGCATCAGCATTGGTCAGCATGGTGGACAAATCTTCCGGAACGGCCTTCATTTTTTCAGAATTGACCAATTCATCGATGCCTTTGACGGCTGAGAGTAAATGATCGGTAATTTCACTCAACGGCAAGCTTTCCAGGGTTCGCGCGATCTTTTCCAGTTTGGATGGTTTGGTCGGAATCTCAAGGATGTTCGGATCGTGCGCATAATAGGTTTCCGGCGTATCTGGCGCAAAATCGAGCATAACTTGGAGTTCGCCCGTGACAAAACTTTTTGAATACAACTCGGCCCGCAAACCTTTATCAATAAGTTCCTTGAAAAATGCTTCTTTGGACATATTGAGTTCCGAAGCCAACGACGTCCCTTTTTTTTTGGGATTCATGAGTTGTATTTGATTATGAGCCAGCTCAATGGTCACCGGAATGGAAAATGAGAGCGGATTGATGCGGGCCTCAATCTTGATGCCTGTAACCTGGCCGAGTTGCACCCCCCGGAAAACAACAGGGGAGCCAACGGACAATCCTCCGACTGATTCCTGAAAATAGAGCACGACAGGCGTCTTGGGTGTGAAAAATAGTCCCGAGCCGAAAAAAACGACGGCCACGATAAGCAGTCCGATAGATCCGAGAACGAACGTGCCGATCAGGCTTTTCTGTTTTATGCTGGTCATAGTCAGGGCTCTTATTCTGGAGATGGAGGTTGATGTTCTCCGCGAGTGAGGAACGTGAGAAGCCGTTGGTTATCCGAGGTTTTCAGTAATTCACTCGGATTTCCCCACGCGGTAGCGGTCCGCGCTTCCACATCGAGAAAAATGGAGTTGGTACCAATCGCAAAGATCGACGCGAGTTCGTGGGTTACGATGACCACGGTTGCATCCAAGCTGGCACACAGCTCCTGAATAAGTTCATCGAGCAAATGCGCGCTGATTGGATCGAGGCCTGCTGAGGGCTCGTCAAAAAAAAGAATTTCCGGATCAAGTGCCAGGGCACGGGCCAGGCCGGCACGTTTGCACATCCCGCCACTAATTTCCGAGGGATAGTAGTCCTCAAATCCGGCGAGTCCGACCAGTTCCAGTTTAAAGGAAGCCAGTTCTCGAATTTCTCGTGTGCTCAAAGACGTATACTGCTGAAGCGGCAGACCGATATTCTCAGCCAAAGTCATGGAGCTCCAAAGCGCTCCACTTTGATAGAGAATCCCTGTGCCTTTGAGCAATTCATTGCGGGTTATTTCGTCGGCATCCCATAAACTCGTGTTGCCATAGACCACGTGGCCCGTTGCTGGCTTGAGCAACCCGACAAGCACATGCAACAAGGTGCTTTTCCCGCAACCGCTTCCCCCCATGATGATAAAGACATCACCTTTATTCACGGTAAAATTGAGGTCTCGCATGACGACAAAGTCGCCATATGCCATGGTCAGGTTGTCGACGGTGATGACGGCAGGCCGTGCTTGCTGTGTCGTGTCGGTGGGGTGCATGGTATCAATACCCCAAAATATTGAATAAAATGGTCAGAATGGATGTAGCTACAATGATACTGACAATACTTGAGACCACGGCCGAGGTGGTTGCTTTGCCCACCGCCGATGCGCTTCGGCCGCACCGAATGCCTTGATAACACCCGGACATGGAGACAAGAATTCCGAATACGAAGCTATGAACAAGCCCGATCCAAAAGTTGGCTAATGGGACAGTCTGGATGGTGAATTCAAAATATTCCATGGGACCGATGCCAAGAAGCAGAACGCCGACGATAAATCCGCCGAGCATGCCCATGAAATCGGCATAGAGACAGAGAACGGGCATCATCATCGTCATGGCGGCCATGCGTGGCAAGACGAGAAATTCCATGGGTTCAATGCCGAATGTACGCAACGCGTCGATTTCTTCATTGACCTGCATGGTCCCCAGTTCGGCGGCAAAAGCGGCTCCCGTGCGGCCGGCCATGATGATACCGGCCATAACCGCGCTGAGAACGCGGACCATCGCAATACCGACAAGGGTGGATGAGTAAATTTGAGCGCCGAATGTTTGCAACTGAATGGCACTGACATAGGCTAAGATGAGACCGACGAGTGTACTAATCAGTGAGACGATGGGCAACGCGCTGTATCCACAGATACGGATTTGCGCGAAGAGCTCACTTCGTCGGTATACGGCTCGGCCGAGAAGAAAACGTAGCGCGCATTGGGTCATCTCACCGATGAATACGACTACATTGTGGGCCGACGTGGCGAGTTCAAGCGTTGTATCTCCGATACGAACGGTCAGGGGAGCATGTTTTTTTTCTCTCCCGGCTCCAGGGCGAGGAGGCACTTTGGCTGCGAGCGTGATGAGACGAACTGCACCTTCGGGTAAGCCGCTCGTATCGACGTCAATGCCGGCGCGTTGCGCTGCCGTGGCTGCACGGGAACAGAAGACAAGGAATCGGGTATCCCAAGAGGTAACGCCCTGGCTCTCAAACGCGAGTGTTTTCGGGGATGATGCGCTCTTCAGTAGCGATTCCAGACGTTCGGATGTGGGCAACTCGCTGTCAATGGACCAATCGCCGGTAAAACACAACACCAGACGATCGCCATCAACGCGTGTTGTGAGTTGCGTCGGCGTGGAGACCGTTGCAGATGGAGCAGGTGTCGGGGTCATTCAACTCACTCGCCGGAGACAAAGTTCAACGTAGTGTGTACCGATTCGTCCGATTAGAACATTATGGTAAGACAATCTCGTACGGCATGATTGTCACAATGAGATGCCAAAGTACAGAAAGAACATGCACCGAGTAATTCTTAACAAAATCACGCTCGATACAAAATGTATACAATTCATGGACAGGAAATTCTCTTACTGTCAAGCTCTTATGTCATAAAAGCCCAAACCGACCGGGGCTCATGATAACAGACTTGAGACCCCGGCCGGTTCGGGCTTATTGATGAATTTTTGCCGTTACGTGCAGGGAAATGCCAACACCAAAGGAAGCTCGAGATCGATCACGCTTACACAGGTCATGGAATGATCGGGTTCAATTCCAGAGACTAACGTTGTTCCTTCGTAAACAGGAATACGGTCTGTTTCCGCAAAGGTATCACTCAGGCTGATAAATGACCAATTGCTCACATGCCGAAGCATCTGTTTTTCTGGCAAGTAAATGCGAAATTGGACGAGGCGGCTATATGTTTTGTAACTACCTGGTGCCATATTCTCACCGGCTAACGAAATTTCTACTGCATAAATCCTTGCCGACGTATTCCAGGGGGAAAGTCTCGGTGAAATAATTCCTCCCTCATTATATTCTCCAGGCTCGACAATGACTGTCGATGGATCAAGGCCGGCGGCGATCTCATCGGATAACTCGACAAAATAGCGAAAGTTTAGGTCTGGTGTATGTCGGGCTGGCCAGGCGGTACGGTTGTCGACGCGCACGGCGAGCTCGATAAAATCACTTCCTTCATAATTTACTCTGGCTTCGACGACGAACTCTGCATCGCGTGATTCCTGGGGAGGGAAATTATCAAGAGGTTGACCGTCTGTCGTTGAAGCAAGTCGGGCCAGTGCCCCGGTCAATCCGGCATTATAGCCCAAAGTGACTTCATTGCCGACATAATCGTTCCGATCATCCACCCAGTCATAATCATCTGCCGATTTAGGTCCACCGACGAGTGCGCCGTAGAGGATATGTCGGTTTATTTCCGGGAGTTCATCCGAAGAACCGCCTTTCCATGAGCCATGGGCGGTTCCGTGATGTGGATTGCGGGGAGGATTGTTGCCGAATCCAACCATGTAACTCGACTGACGCGGATTGTCGCCGAGAATATAATCTATTTGGCGGGTAGCGAAGGTGGTGTATTTCGATGTGAGTGACGAGGGAATATCGGCAACGGCGGAATAGACCAGCGCACAAAAAGCTGTTGATGCCGCATAGCGCAAGGAGCCCCATTCCATGATAAACGCCAATCCGCCGGGCGTGTGCTGTATCCCTCCTGCCCCGTCGGCCCAGGCATTGAGAAATCGTTGCACACCATCGTGATATGATTGTTTTCCCGTTAATTGAGCAAGAAGAATTTGTGTGCCGTAAACTTTGTCATCCCAGGATTGTGTCGAGTCTGTATGATACTCGCCGATCGTATTCATGCTCGTTTCGGCTTTGTTCAAATATGTTTGCTCTCCTGTTGCGCGGTAGAGCCAGGTTGCAGCCCATGCCAGTTCATCCGTATATCCATTCCATGATTTATAGAATGGTGCGATGGTGGGATGGGTATCGGAATAGCTCCCGCGGTATGTATCGGCAAAAGCAAAAAGCTGACGGGCATGGCCGAGCAAATCGGCCTCGTGGGCATATGCGGCGGCTTCACCTCCGGCGCGTTCAAACACCATGACAATGGCGGCTAACGCGGCAGCCGCTTCGGCGGCCGGCTCCGTACCGGGCCGATCCGGATCGCAAACCAGCATGGGGCGGTCCATGTCCACAATTTCTGCCGCTTCCCAAACATTGTGGTCCGCGTCTCCATCACCGACCTGGACCACATAGACATTGGGCAAAGGGTGTGCAGCGACAATATAATGTGCTGCCCAGGAAAGGATTGATAACAAATAGTCCCACTGTTGCGCCGCAATATATCCGTCTTGAAATTCCAATCCTCCCCAGGCAAGCATGGTGACTGCAGACGCGAGAGGCAGACCGAATTTCATGTTATCTCCGGCATCGAGAAATCCACCTGTGAGATCCACAACGACGGGATTACCGATATCATCGGTCATCACACTGCCGTCGGCGTGAAGAAGGGTACCTCCATCGTCAAGAAATGAATCGCCACGCCACTCCACCCGGTTTTGTCCCGGTGCTGTGCCCCGTTCGGGAAGGCGACCACTGCGTTGGGCGTCGTAGAAAAACAACGATTTCTGTAAGGCTTCTGCGTAATTGAATGATGCACTCTGCGCGTGCGATACGGACTGCAGGGGGATAAGTATGGAAAACCCCAAAAGGAAACCTGAAAGCACGCAGGCGTGTATGCTTCGAATCACGTTTCCTCCTTGTTGCTTTGTTTCATGTCGCGGGTGGTAAACAACGATTTCAAGGCAAATACGGTGCCGTATTGGAACCTTTAAAATCAGGACGTAGTAAGGTCATATGAGGGGAATAGGCATACTGTTCGAAGTAAGGCTGTTTGCTTGAAAGTCAAAACCGGTCGTGTTTTCATTATGGTTAGCATGAAAACACGACCGGACGGAGAATGCGAAGCTGTCTTGCTGTTATGGGCATGGAAACGTCAGCACAGAAGGTGTATCGAGATCGATAACGGCTGCACAGGTTGTATTGTGATCGGGCTCAAGGCCAGCGGCCAGACTCGCTCCTTCGTAGACGGGGATACGGTCTGTCTCCGAAAACGTCTGACTCAGACCGATTAACGACCAATCGTTCACCGTCCGAAGTGTTTGTCCTTCTGGGAGATGAATACGAAATTGCACTTCACGACGATATGTTTCGTGATTTGCCGGAGCCATAGTTTGACCGGCAAGGGATATCTCCGCCGCGTATATTCCTTTCGACGCGTCCCATGTCTTGAGTTGCGGAGAGATGATGCCTCCCTGATTATAGCCTCCGGCCTCGACGGTGACGGTCGAAGGATCAAGACCAGTAGCGATTTCGTCGGACAAGTCCACGAAGAATCGAAAGAGCAGGTTGGGGGTCTGTCGAGCCAGCCAGGCTGTGCGGTTTTCGATGCGTACGGCCAGCTCAATAAAGTCGGTCCCTTCAACATTTACTTTGGCCTCCACACCAAACTCGGCATCGCGGGTTTCCTGTGCAGGAAAGTCAGCCAGCGGTTGCCCTCCGTTGGTTGAAACGAGTCGAGCCAATGCTCCGGTCAGCCCTGCGTTGTAATCCAACGCGACTTCATTGCCGATATAATCACCGCGATCGTCTTCCCAATCAGAATCGTCAGTCGATTTTGGCCCCCCCACGAGGGCACCGTAAAGGATATGTCGGCTTATTTTGGGAAGCGCATCCGGACTCCCGCCTGTCCAGGAACCGTGGGCGGTCCGGTGATGTGGATTGCGAGGAGGGTTGTTGCCGAATCCGACCATGTAACTCGACTGACGCGGGTTGTCTCCAAGAATATAATCAATTTGACGAGTGGCGAACGTCGTATATTTCGATGCCAGTGACGAGGAAATATCGGATGTTGCCGAATAGACTAGCGCGCAGAATGCTGCAGACGAGGCGTATCGCAACGATCCCCATTGTGAGACGAACGCCAATCCTCCGGGAGACATCTGAACGGCCCCGCTGCCACCGGCCCAGGTATCAAGAAAACGTTGAACACCATCATGATATGATTGTTTATCCGTGAGTTGGGCAAGAAGAATCATCGTGCCATAGGATTTGTCATCCCAGGAGTGTGTTGACGATGTGTGATACAGGCCGAGTGCGTTCATGTTTGTTTCGGCTTTGTCCAGATACGTTTGTTCACCGGTCGCTCGGTACAACCACGCCGCAGCCCAAGCCAACTCGTCGGTATAACCATTCCAGGATTTATAGAATGAGGATACGCTGGGGTGGGAATCGGAATAGCTTCCACGGTACGTGTCGGCAAATGCAAAGAGCTGCCGCGCATGGCCAAGCAAATCGGCGTCACGAGCATAGGCGGCGGCTTCGCCCCCGGCGCGTTCAAACACCATGGCAATGGCGGCTAACGCGGCAGCCGCTTCGGCGGCCGGCTCTGTGCCGGGGCGATCGGGATCGCAGACCAACAGAGGCCGGTCTGTGTTGACGATTTCAGCCGCACCCCAAAAGCTGTGGTCGATATTCCCATCTCCGACTTGGACAACATAAACATTCGGCATGGGGTGTGCGGCAATAATGTATTGTGCGGCCCAGGTGAGAATCGACAAGAGATATTCCCATTGTTGCGCGGCAACGTATCCATCTTCAAATTCTAATCCACCCCAAGCAAGCATGGTGACCGCAGCCGCGAAGGGGAGGCCAAATTTGACGTGATCGCCGGCATCGAAGAAGCCTCCTGAAAGATCGACTTCTACGGGAGAGTTGCTCTCGTCGGTCATGACACTCCCGTCTGTGCGAAGAAGCGTACCTCCATCGCCAAGGAAGGCATCGCCACGCCATTCCACCCGGTTTTGGCCAGGGGCCTTCCCCCTCTCGGGAAGATGGCCGGAACGTTGCGCATCGTAGAAATAAAGCGACTTCTGTAAGGCCTCCGCATAGTTGAATGTTGCGGCTTGTGCATCTGTTGTGCTTCCTGCCGTCGTGAATAGGCATATCCAGAAGAGAACGCCTGAAAACATACGGGCGTATCTGCGTCGAGTCATGTCTCCTCCTTTTGCTCACCTTGCCATGGTGGCGTCTACGCGAAGACCGTTCAGCAAACACTGTGCCCGGAAATATAGATGGAAGAGATGAAGAAGACAGAGCTTTTCTTGAGGAGATGAATATAAGTCGTCGTCGGCGTAAGAAATTTCTTGAAAGAAATTTCTTGAGAATATTTTAAAAAATCCAATAGTTATCGAGTGGTGGGGTCCGTAATGTTGTTTCTCTCCATGGATAAATGATTCAATCTTTACAGTGAACTCTTCCGCGAGAAGAATACATACGCGTGTCTCTAAATGAATCGGAGTGCGGTGTGCCCGGAAACTCGTTCGATGAGACAGGAATTACTTGAAAGGTGTTCTTGGCGCTCTACCACCGAAGCATTATGTCTGAATATCGACAACACTCTGGCTCGGGCTCAGCACCGCCCCGATACAGTTGGGTTCCTCTCCATTCTGTTTGGTCGTCGACATGAGTTTGACGGCGGGAGAGCCGCCGATAAAAACCGTCATACTCCCTGAGGTGAAACCGGCTGGTCCCATATCCACTTCCGAGACGACACCGCCTTCTACTCCGGCATCATCGCCTTGAGACATGGGGATCACTGTACGGAGGGTGATGGCATTGGCGCCAGAAATCATGACATTCTCAGAAAATGTCCCGCATTCGGCGCATTCGAGTTGGGCAAAATTGGGGTACGGAATGGGGAGCATGCCGACAGGGGCCGGTGTTTTACAAACATCGGGAAATGCGCGACAGGCGCCGGCTTCTCGTGTGCAGGCAAGCATGCAACTCTCCTCGTTTCGGTGTACGGTCTTCAGAACCGACAGGCGGTTCGTTTTTTAGCCTAAGTTGATTTTGTCCGCTTTGACATCGACGTTTTTCTGCGCATGAAGCACGGTGCGCTGGCTCGAAATATCGAAATCCGAGTGGACAAAAAGGCGTTTTCGTCCCACCCGTTCATCTTCGAAATCGTCAATGCGTGTATAGACACGTTTAAACCGCGACAATACGCGGCCCGCGGTTTGATGAATGCTGGCAAAGACGCTTTTGATAGATGAAAACGCGACCAGAGCATTCGTTCCGGCCGCATCCAGCTCATTGGTACGAACGGTGGTCTTCTGGGTCACAACGGCCATATCTGTGGCTGCCAGTTCCATTGCGCGACCTGCAGCCAAGCGAACCGTGTCGCCGCGGAGAGCGAGACCGGCATCGGCATCGCCAAGCACCATAGGCCCGGTCACCCCGACGTGGGCTGGAGTTTTCGATGCGCGAGCAAGAACAGAAAGAATATAAGCTTCGCCCGAACCATCATCGGCAACAAGCACCCGATCGCCCAGTTCGGGGGCAACAAGGCATCCGGTCGCCCGATCGGCCTGACATAAGCCGGAGCCGGTCTTCACTAGAAAGCGGCTGTCACGGAACTGTACTACTTCGCCGTACTCCATGTGAGCCTGGCCGTGAGCGGCCATACGCGCTGCCGTTTGCATATTCACTCCCTGCATAATGCAATTGATCGTGTCTGTTTTCTTACCGCAATTTGTTCCTTAAGGAAAACGCTTTTGATGGTGGAATGCTTCCTTCGGCTACGATTGGCGTAAAGCATCGACAATCCCCATGCGTGCGGCCTGTATAGCTGGAAGAAATCCGCCTACGATTCCCATGGTGACGGCGAAAATCATGGAAGACGTGGCAATGGCTGGTGTCAGTGCGAATTGAAAGGAAAGGTCCGAAAATGTTTGAAAGTTTGTCGTCGAAAATGTGAGAAAATTAAGTAATGACGCGCCGATCAATCCTCCCAATCCCCCGAGGACACCGAGAAACACGGATTCCATGAGAAACGCGGTAAGAATTGCTTTGCGGGTAAAGCCGAGGGCACGCAATGTGCCGATTTCGGCCGTTCGTGAGGCAACCGAGGAATACATGGTGATCATGGCGCCGATCATTGCGCCGAGTGAAAAGATGATCGTCAGCGAAATGCCGAGAACTCGAAGGAAATCAGCCATCATTTCGGATTGTTTTTCGTAAAATACGGTTTCACGTACCGCATCGAGCGTCAGGCGAGGATCGGCGGCAATACGTTTTTCGATGGTTTCCAAATTCGCGGTATCGGCAAGGCGTGCTGCGACAAGGCTATAAGCGTTACGTCGAAAGGCCTGCATGAGCTGATCTATATCGCCCCAGATTTCTGAAGCAAATCCGGTATTACCGGCGTCGAAATGGCCGACGACCAACCAGTTGCGATTGCCGAAGCGAAGCATGTTTCCCATGGCTGTACCGCGAAATCGCTTGGCGATGCTATTTCCCACCATGATTTCGTATTTGCCCGGTGCCGGTGTCCGACCTGACGTTATCCGGATATCCGGTCGAATCGCGAGAGAATTGGCGTTGGTTCCGCGAATAACCACATTGGAAACGGCTCCGGTATCTTTGCGAGGTAAGGTCATGAGCACCACAAGTTCGTTGGACACCAATGGGGTGCCAGCGGTATCCGTGGCAATTTCAGGGAACGCCGACACCGTTGCGGCTTCGTCTCGTGAAACACTGCTTTGGATTTCTGCTTCCGCGCCTTGGCGTAAGAACAGTACATTCCGCGGAGATCCGGTTGCCACCAGGGTTTGGCGGAGACCTTCGGCAAGCATGAGGGTTGCCGCGAACACAAAGACGACCAGGGCCATTCCGCCTGCCGTAAAGATTGTCGTCACGCGTCGTGCGGCCAAATTGCGGATGCTGTACGATAGAGGTACGGCCATCAGCCCATCCTCCGCAATCCTTCGGCAATGGGCACTTGCCCGGCTTGCCACCCCGGGATGACCGCCGCGGTAAGACCGACGCCAATGCCGGCCGCAAGTCCCATGAGTACCGTTGTTTGAGACACAATAAAATACGGGAAATATTCGGAAAGCTGATGAGCAAAGATCGCAGCGGTAGGGAAGAGTAATCCGATTCCGGCAATGCAGCCAAGTAAGCTGATGACCATGGATTCTCCGAGAATCATGGACCAAATGAAACCTGCCGAAAAGCCCAGCGATTTGAAGACGGCGAATTCCGCCATGCGTTCCCGTACCGACATGGCCATGGTGTT
This genomic stretch from Desulfovibrio inopinatus DSM 10711 harbors:
- a CDS encoding DUF3540 domain-containing protein, translating into MQTAARMAAHGQAHMEYGEVVQFRDSRFLVKTGSGLCQADRATGCLVAPELGDRVLVADDGSGEAYILSVLARASKTPAHVGVTGPMVLGDADAGLALRGDTVRLAAGRAMELAATDMAVVTQKTTVRTNELDAAGTNALVAFSSIKSVFASIHQTAGRVLSRFKRVYTRIDDFEDERVGRKRLFVHSDFDISSQRTVLHAQKNVDVKADKINLG
- a CDS encoding ABC transporter permease, with product MAVPLSYSIRNLAARRVTTIFTAGGMALVVFVFAATLMLAEGLRQTLVATGSPRNVLFLRQGAEAEIQSSVSRDEAATVSAFPEIATDTAGTPLVSNELVVLMTLPRKDTGAVSNVVIRGTNANSLAIRPDIRITSGRTPAPGKYEIMVGNSIAKRFRGTAMGNMLRFGNRNWLVVGHFDAGNTGFASEIWGDIDQLMQAFRRNAYSLVAARLADTANLETIEKRIAADPRLTLDAVRETVFYEKQSEMMADFLRVLGISLTIIFSLGAMIGAMITMYSSVASRTAEIGTLRALGFTRKAILTAFLMESVFLGVLGGLGGLIGASLLNFLTFSTTNFQTFSDLSFQFALTPAIATSSMIFAVTMGIVGGFLPAIQAARMGIVDALRQS